A region of Asterias amurensis chromosome 22, ASM3211899v1 DNA encodes the following proteins:
- the LOC139953756 gene encoding uncharacterized protein isoform X5 translates to MKPGSLYNDGMRPLLYSEIEAQKKNIGWRRSGDDIKYFKNYLKRSDGKGDKNYYSLTWTCIFPHDNDVCYFAHCYPYTYSDLQDYLQNLTNDPVCSKFCKQRILCRSLAGNIVNILTITSPAKNPEDAKMKKAIVLTARVHPGETNSSWMMKGFLDFLTSSSGDAKLLRDTFVFKIVPMLNPDGVIVGNYRCSLAGRDLNRNYKSVLKDSFPSVAHTKLMIKKLIEEREVAIYCDLHGHSRKQNVFIYGCDNKNNPNRRLRERVFPVILGRNAKDKFSYDICKFKVQKSKEGTGRVVVWQMGIMNSYTMEATFCGSTLADGSHSHFSTAGYEAMGYHFCDTILDYFDPNESKCEQILSDLEEKLRQQILRHLEHSGTPLPANGIVDLSDDYSSALESSTTGSDSSVDDGLPVHLLALAPKLSKKKKLKTRKERDKKRSSLEKAKEKEVVEEKKPPTPKKDQRMKYRHTDRSTLHSASRTRPNVNKTGDGMPVFAQERCDDKNLKKADYLEALTNAYLMSGVLKPATQEIPSFRYSAGNASLTASGIPMAHVDGLCPHHEKALAEQYVANQLAGLSFSDNWNGESQTTVERVTQPAFSPYQHRNFNSHMVTMNALQQQQRPLNEYIRQAAQHIRTRPQTGKKARAGSASPIKTHPSPFDEQSEGSLGQQSYSDFVRRGISSKSLDSSKGCKSPSATSFGVYDGNSYGSLLGHDRSASRHSAHAGSKDSLNRDNRPGTLDGAVDPTPQNAVSSSASSLLSETGRGSSVYSPQGNSENAVPGEDNAVAIKDVNKGSKGEKEARQYYVPTPVSSLQSKPDERKHITSQSKPHRCSTEATPITDTSLQQRNTKSSHHFKKAQNFYSKSVVTSKAEHGKGVSQSPSKGGVKTKRAESPAELQTDFRMSVASLKKAGLIGQTQASNSNNNAEMMSDENKVDGEEGVEGSGGHGAISPVVAEKGDLLSAHRLKNGTSETDTDSELWKEIRKPKTSRGTPTEDVGSLRMRRHSHEQKRQVERGQGSNRVKSAGQRSVTSISSAPPHGEGRTSRSSLSNSQQFSRSPSRPGSSENNARYKVLSPNNNSSRHAADSMQKYQSTKTDETVYTTVNPFPNRPQTPGRVTISAGNQAMKGQQLRRNSSKQTSQSRSPKNNLYDDDLYSDRVISPQSTNKFVQVQQLALQMRGFGIAPSSDNLEAIGEERPRTCDGGSGYQIIMERAEPNGHGTEKTGRKIHEPSGRRSAKGIRSPTMQESKPSADVVTEPQIVEFQGGFQGHPKSHAMMRFAKKK, encoded by the exons ATGAAG CCGGGCAGTTTGTACAATGATGGGATGAGGCCACTGCTCTACTCAGAAATTGAAGCACAGAAGAAAAACATCGGCTGGAGACGATCGGGAGATGACATCAAATACTTCAAGAACTACCTCAA GAGATCTGACGGCAAAGGGGACAAGAATTACTACTCGTTAACGTGGACTTGCATTTTCCCTCACGACAACGACGTTTGCTACTTTGCTCACTGCTATCCGTATACATACTCAGATTTACAA GACTATCTTCAGAATTTAACCAACGACCCAGTCTGCAGTAAGTTCTGCAAGCAGAGAATCTTGTGTCGTTCCTTAGCAGGGAACATCGTCAACATTTTAACAATCACTTCGCCGGCCAAGAATCCAGAAGATGCCAag atGAAGAAGGCCATTGTTTTAACAGCCAGGGTCCATCCTGGAGAGACCAACTCAAGCTGGATGATGAAAGGGTTTCTAGACTTCCTCACTAGCTCATCAGGTGATGCCAAG CTTCTAAGAGACACGTTTGTCTTCAAGATCGTCCCGATGTTGAATCCGGACGGTGTCATCGTTGGTAACTATCGTTGCTCACTCGCTGGAAGAGATCTCAACCGTAACTACAAGAGTGTACTCAAAGACTCCTTCCCTTCCGTCGCTCACACCAAACTCATGATCAAAAA GTTGATTGAGGAGCGAGAGGTCGCCATCTACTGTGACCTTCACGGCCACAGCAGGAAACAGAACGTCTTCATCTATGGAtgcgataacaaaaacaaccCCAACAGACGGCTACGAGAACGAGTATTCCCCGTTATCCTAGGAAGAAATGCTAAGGACAAG TTCTCTTACGACATCTGTAAGTTCAAAGTTCAGAAGAGCAAGGAAGGGACGGGTCGAGTTGTCGTCTGGCAGATGGGCATCATGAACAGCTACACCATGGAG GCGACATTTTGTGGGTCGACATTGGCCGATGGCAGTCACTCACATTTCTCTACGGCTGGCTACGAGGCAATGGGGTACCACTTCTGCGACACCATTCTAGACTACTTTGACCCAAACGAATCCAAA TGTGAACAAATCCTGTCTGATCTGGAGGAGAAACTCCGGCAACAAATCCTCCGTCATCTTGAGCACTCTGGAACACCCCTACCTGCCAATGGTATCGTCGACCTCAGTGATGATTATTCATCAGCGCTAGAATCAAG CACAACTGGTTCAGATAGCTCCGTGGATGATGGCCTTCCTGTCCACTTACTGGCGCTCGCACCAAAG CTGAGTAAAAAGAAGAAGTTAAAGACAAGGAAGGAACGAGACAAGAAGAGGAGTAGTCTTGAGAAGGCAAAGGAGAAGGAGGTTGTAGAAGAAAAGAAACCACCAACACCAAAGAAG GACCAACGGATGAAGTATCGTCACACCGATCGGTCAACGCTACACTCGGCCAGTAGAACAAGACCCAACGTCAACAAGACCGGTGACGGCATGCCCGTATTCGCACAAGAGAGATGTGACGATAAAAACTTGAAGAAG GCGGATTACTTGGAAGCTCTGACCAATGCATATTTGATGAGTGGGGTACTGAAGCCTGCAACTCAAG AGATCCCCTCGTTCCGCTATTCCGCAGGAAACGCTTCGCTGACGGCATCGGGGATTCCCATGGCTCATGTTGATGGGTTATGTCCGCACCATGAGAAGGCACTAGCCGAGCAGTACGTGGCAAACCAGCTCGCAGGACTCTCATTCTCAG ATAACTGGAATGGCGAGTCCCAAACCACCGTCGAGAGAGTGACCCAACCAGCCTTCTCCCCTTACCAACACAGAAACTTCAACAGCCACATGGTTACTATGAACGCTTTACAGCAGCAGCAACGACCCCTCAACGAGTACATCAGACAGGCTGCGCAACATATCAGAACCAG ACCCCAGACGGGTAAGAAGGCAAGAGCAGGCTCAGCTAGTCCTATCAAAACCCACCCGTCACCGTTTGACGAGCAATCGGAAGGATCTCTCGGCCAACAGAGCTACTCTGACTTTGTGAGAAGAG GGATCTCAAGCAAATCCTTGGACAGTAGTAAAGGGTGTAAAAGTCCCTCAGCTACAAGTTTCGGAGTCTATGACGG aaattcATATGGAAGTCTTCTTGGCCACGACAGGTCCGCCTCGAGACACAGCGCTCATG CAGGATCAAAAGACTCACTAAACCGTGATAATAGACCAG GCACACTGGACGGCGCTGTAGATCCCACCCCTCAGAATGCCGTCTCCTCCAGCGCCTCTAGTCTCCTCTCGGAGACGGGTAGAGGGTCTAG TGTTTACTCTCCCCAAGGCAACTCTGAGAACGCAGTACCCGGCGAAGACAACGCAGTGGCAATCAAAGATGTAAACaaagggtcaaag GGCGAAAAGGAGGCTCGGCAGTACTACGTCCCGACACCAGTTTCCTCACTACAGTCTAAACCAGATGAAAGGAAACACATAACCTCGCAATCGAAACCCCATCGTTGTTCAACAGAAGCCACACCGATAACGGACACTTCGCTCCAGCAGCGTAACACCAAGAGCTCCCACCACTTCAAGAAGGCTCAGAACTTTTACTCAAAGTCTGTTGTTACCAGCAAGGCGGAACATGGGAAGGGCGTGTCCCAATCGCCATCAAAGGGCGGGGTCAAGACGAAGAGGGCGGAGTCGCCAGCGGAGCTTCAGACGGACTTCAGAATGAGCGTCGCCAGTTTAAAGAAAGCCGGTTTGATCGGTCAAACCCAGGCTTCGAATAGTAACAACAATGCAGAGATGATGTCAGATGAGAACAAGGTTGATGGGGAGGAGGGTGTTGAAGGGTCGGGAGGTCACGGTGCAATATCTCCAGTTGTTGCGGAAAAGGGTGATTTGTTGTCCGCGCATCGCCTTAAGAATGGAACCAGTGAAACGGATACCGATTCAGAACTTTGGAAGGAAATTCGGAAGCCGAAAACGTCAAGGGGAACTCCGACAGAAGACGTTGGGTCGTTGAGAATGAGACGCCATTCCCACGAGCAGAAGAGACAAGTAGAAAGAGGTCAAGGGTCAAACAGGGTAAAGTCAGCAGGTCAGCGGAGTGTCACGTCGATTAGTTCCGCGCCACCTCACGGAGAAGGGCGTACATCTCGCTCCAGTTTGAGCAATAGTCAACAGTTTAGCCGGTCCCCGTCTCGGCCGGGATCCTCTGAGAACAATGCTCGGTATAAAGTGTTATCCCCCAACAATAATAGTTCCCGCCATGCTGCAGACAGCATGCAGAAATACCAATCCACGAAGACGGACGAGACCGTGTACACAACGGTCAATCCATTCCCCAACAGACCACAAACTCCAGGCAGGGTTACCATATCTGCAGGGAACCAGGCAATGAAAGGCCAGCAGCTGCGACGGAACAGCTCCAAGCAGACCAGCCAATCTCGCAGCCCGAAAAATAATCTCTACGACGACGACCTGTACTCAGATCGGGTCATCTCGCCCCAGAGCACCAATAAGTTCGTCCAGGTGCAGCAGCTCGCGCTTCAGATGCGGGGGTTTGGTATAGCACCCTCTAGTGACAATCTTGAGGCGATCGGTGAGGAGAGGCCGAGGACTTGTGATGGTGGCAGTGGATACCAGATTATAATGGAGAGGGCGGAGCCCAATGGCCACGGAACCGAGAAGACTGGACGAAAAATTCATGAG ccAAGTGGTCGTCGCTCCGCAAAGGGCATCCGCTCACCCACAATGCAAGAGTCCAAGCCCTCTGCTGATGTTGTCACCGAGCCACAAATCGTTGAGTTCCAGGGCGGCTTCCAGGGGCATCCCAAATCCCACGCTATGATGAGGTTTGCAAAGAAGAAGTAG